CAGGTCGTGGACCACGGTCCCGCCGCCAGGAGCAGCAGGTCGCCCGGGTGCGGCGCGAGCCGCGAGACGGACGCCAGCTCGGCCTCGCCGAGGAACTTGGCGATCGGCCCGCTGAAGCCCTCCTCGCCGCGCCGCAGCCAGGCGAGACCCGCCGCGCCGTGCGCCTTGGCGAGGTCCTCGAGCTCGGCGAGGACCTTGCGGGTGACGGGCTCGGCGTCGCCGGCCTCCACGGCCAGGGCCTTGACGACGCCGCCCCCCTCGACAGCGCCCGCGAAGGCGCGGAAGGACGAGCCCCGGAACGCCTCCGTGAGGTCCTCGAGCTCGAGGCCGAAGCGGACGTCGGGCTTGTCGGAGCCGAAGCGGTCCACGGCCTCGCGGTAGGGGAGGCGCTCGAACGGCGTGTCGACCGTGACGCCCAGCGTCTCCTCGACGACGTGGGCCATCAGGCCCTCGTTCAGCTCGATCACGTCGTCGACGGTCACGAACGACATCTCGATGTCGACCTGGGTGAAGTCGGGCTGCCTGTCGGCGCGCAGGTCCTCGTCGCGGAAGCAGCGGGCGACCTGGAAGTACCTGTCGACGCCGGCCATCATCAGCAGCTGCTTGAAGAGCTGCGGCGACTGGGGCAGCGCGTAGAAGGAGCCGGGCGCCTGGCGCGCCGGCACGACGAAGTCGCGGGCGCCCTCGGGGGTCGAGAGCGTGAGGAGCGGCGTCTCCACCTGCACGAACCCGCGCCGGTCCAGGTAGTCCCACACGGCCTTCGTGGCGCGGTGGCGCAGCAGCAGCGGGCGGAGCGCCTCGGGCCGGCGCAGGTCGAGGTAGCGGTACCTGAGCCTCAGCTCCTCGCTGACCTCTGAGGCGTCCACGCTGCCGTCGACGAGGAACGGCGGCGTCTTCGCGGTGGAGAGGACCTCGACGCGCTCGGCGACGACCTCCACGAGGCCGGTGGGCGCGTCGCTCTTCTGGCCAGGCGGACGCTCGCGCACCGTGCCCTCGACCGTGACCACGTACTCGCTGCGCAGCCCCGACGCCACGTCGAAGGCCTCGCCGGCGTCCGGCTCGGCGACGACCTGCACGACGCCGGCGCGGTCGCGCAGGTCGACGAACACCAGGCCGCCCAGGTCGCGCCGGCGGTTCACCCAGCCCTGCAGCACGACGCGCTGCCCGACGTGGGAAGCGCGCAGTTCGCCGCACATGAGGGTGCGGGTCATGCGGGAGACTCTAGCAGGGCCGACAGGTCCGCCTCCGACGCGGCCCGCTGCTCGCCGGAGGCCAGGTCCTTGAGCTGCCACACGCCCTGGGCGCGCTCGCTCTCGCCCCGCAGCGCGGCGTGCGTGGCGCCCCGCCTGTCGGCCTCGGAGAGGCCCTTGCCGGGCGCGCGGCGCTGGTAGGCGTACTCGACGCGACCGCGCCGGCGGAGCCGCACGGCGAGGGCGGCGGCCTCGCCCACGGCCTCGTCGTCGAGCGGGACGATGAACAGGTGCGGCGCGCGCTCACCCGGGCTCGTCGCGCCCTCCTCGCCCAGGGCGTCGAGCACGCGCTCGACGCCGAAAGCCCAGCCCGTCGCCGGCAGGTCGGGCCCGCCCAGCAGCTTCAGCAGCCCGTCGTAGCGACCGCCGCCCCCCAGGGCCGACTGCGCGCCGATGCCCTCGTGGTGCGCCTCCCACGCCGTGCGGCGGTAGTAGTCGAGCCCGCGCACGAGGCCCTTGTCCACCCGGTAGGGCACGCCCCAGTCGTCGAGGTAGCGCCGCACCTGCTCGAAGTGCGCCCGCGACGCCTCGCCCAGGCGGTCGAGGGGCCTCTCCAGCTCGGCGATCAGGCGCTGGTCGCCCTCGTCCTTGCTGTCCAGCACCCGCATCGGGTTCAGGCGCAGCCTCTCGCGGCTCACCGGCGACAGCTCGGCGCGGTGCGGCTCCAGCCGCTCCCGCAGGTAGGCGTTGTAGGCGGCGCGGTCCTCGGGGTCGCCCACCGAGCCGACCAGCATCACGTGACGCGTGAGCCCGCACGCCGAGAGGACCTCGTACATCAGGTGCACGGCCTCGGCGTCGGCGAGGGGCGAGTCGCTGCCCACGACCTCGTAGTCGACCTGGTGGAACTGCCGGTACCGCCCCCGCTGCACGTTCTCGGCGCGGAAGGCGGCGCCCGTGCCCCACAGCTTCACGGGCAGGGGCCTGGTGTGCATGCCGTGCTCGACGAACGCGCGCATGATCCCGGCCGTGAGCTCGGGCCGCAGCGCCAGCACGCGCCCGCCGCGGTCCTCGAAGACGTACATCTCCTTCTGCACGACGATGTCGGACGACTCGCCGACGCTCTTCTCGAACACCTCGGCGTACTCGAAGAGGGGCACGGTCACCCGCCCCGCGCCGGCGTTGCCCAGGACGCGCTCGGCGGCCGCCTCGACGCGGCGCCACGCCTCCTGCTGCTCCGGCAGGACGTCGCTCGTGCCCTTGACGGACCTAGCCTTCATGACGTGCG
Above is a genomic segment from Trueperaceae bacterium containing:
- the hisS gene encoding histidine--tRNA ligase, giving the protein MKARSVKGTSDVLPEQQEAWRRVEAAAERVLGNAGAGRVTVPLFEYAEVFEKSVGESSDIVVQKEMYVFEDRGGRVLALRPELTAGIMRAFVEHGMHTRPLPVKLWGTGAAFRAENVQRGRYRQFHQVDYEVVGSDSPLADAEAVHLMYEVLSACGLTRHVMLVGSVGDPEDRAAYNAYLRERLEPHRAELSPVSRERLRLNPMRVLDSKDEGDQRLIAELERPLDRLGEASRAHFEQVRRYLDDWGVPYRVDKGLVRGLDYYRRTAWEAHHEGIGAQSALGGGGRYDGLLKLLGGPDLPATGWAFGVERVLDALGEEGATSPGERAPHLFIVPLDDEAVGEAAALAVRLRRRGRVEYAYQRRAPGKGLSEADRRGATHAALRGESERAQGVWQLKDLASGEQRAASEADLSALLESPA
- the aspS gene encoding aspartate--tRNA ligase, which translates into the protein MTRTLMCGELRASHVGQRVVLQGWVNRRRDLGGLVFVDLRDRAGVVQVVAEPDAGEAFDVASGLRSEYVVTVEGTVRERPPGQKSDAPTGLVEVVAERVEVLSTAKTPPFLVDGSVDASEVSEELRLRYRYLDLRRPEALRPLLLRHRATKAVWDYLDRRGFVQVETPLLTLSTPEGARDFVVPARQAPGSFYALPQSPQLFKQLLMMAGVDRYFQVARCFRDEDLRADRQPDFTQVDIEMSFVTVDDVIELNEGLMAHVVEETLGVTVDTPFERLPYREAVDRFGSDKPDVRFGLELEDLTEAFRGSSFRAFAGAVEGGGVVKALAVEAGDAEPVTRKVLAELEDLAKAHGAAGLAWLRRGEEGFSGPIAKFLGEAELASVSRLAPHPGDLLLLAAGPWSTTCTALGAVRSRLGGLLGLRPGGDVLRFLWVVDFPLLERTDEGGFTYMHHPFARPHDEDLHLLESDPGAVRAYAYDLVLNGNEVGGGSLRIHRQDVQERMFAAIGIGPEEARRRFGFFLDALSYGVPPHGGIAWGFDRVIMLLAGVPSIRDTIAFPKTQRGQDPLTGAPAPLSPEQLAELGLAVTAP